TCGCCCTACCCAGAAGCATGTGCCTTCAGGTGCGGGCGAAACCACGAGCCTAACAATCAGCGAGGGAAAGAGGGAGGACCAAAAGGCCTCAAGAATGCATCAATGCAGGTCAGCGGAGAGCGGGGGTCGGAGTCTCAGTCTTTCGACCCGTTGTCGGCCGTACACCCCGTAAGCTCCGCGCTGGTCGCCCTTGCCGTAGTACGCACGGTGACCACCTCGTCGATTCGCGTACCCGGGGCGTCGAAGCGGACGTCCCTGCGGCCGACCTCGCTGCCGTCGCGGGCACGGGAACGCAGTGTGCAGTATCCCCTGGTGCCATGGGACTTCCGGACTTCGAGATGGACTTCGACCCGGTCGTCCGCGGTCACATCCCACTTGATCAGCTCGGCGCTGATCTTCTGGCCGCTGACGTAGCCGTATCCGAACCAGCCCACCATGGTGAGCAGTCCCACACCGAGCACCGCCCCCACGATCTTGAGCCCACGATCCGCGCGCTCGTCCGCCGGGCGGCCGTAGCGGCCACCGGGCACCTGCGGGCGCACCGTGGTCATGGATCGTCCTCCGGATTCGGCGGGAGTCAGCGGGTGGATCAACGAAAATCTCACAGGAGCCGGAATTTTTCCGCCCCCCGATTCCGTCACTATAGAAGCCCGTCATCCGCCTGCGACTGCCGCCCTGTGCCGAGGTCGTTGTGGGGGGCACGACAATTTCGAGGCAATACCGAGGATCCGAGGATCGAGTCTTGACTGAGCAGCTGCGACTGATGGCCGTTCACGCGCACCCCGACGACGAGTCGAGCAAGGGCGCGGCGACGATGGCCAAGTATGTGTCCGAGGGGGTGGACGTGCTGGTCGTCACCTGCACGGGGGGCGAGCGCGGCTCCATCCTCAATCCGAAGCTCCAGGGCGACAAGTACATCGAGGAGAACATCCACGAGGTGCGTCGCAAGGAGATGGACGAGGCCCGCGAGATCCTCGGTGTGAAGCAGGAGTGGCTCGGCTTCGTCGACTCCGGCCTTCCGGAGGGCGACCCGCTGCCTCCGCTGCCGGACGGTTGCTTCGCCCTGGAGGACGTCGACAAGGCTGCGGGTGAGCTGGTGCGCAAGATCCGCGCCTTCCGCCCGCAGGTCATCACGACGTATGACGAGAACGGCGGCTACCCGCACCCCGACCACATCATGACCCACAAGATCACCATGGTGGCCTTCGACGGCGCGGCGGACACCGAGAAGTACCCGGAGTCCGAGTACGGCGACGCCTTCCAGCCCCAGAAGCTCTACTACAACCAGGGCTTCAACCGTCCGCGGACGGTGGCCCTGCACGAGGCGCTCATCGCGCGCGGCATGGAGTCCCCGTACGGGGAGTGGCTGGAGCGCTGGAAGGAGTTCCAGCGCGCCGAGCGGACGCTGACCACGTACGTCCCGTGCGCCGACTTCTTCGAGACCCGGGACAGGGCACTGATCGCCCACGCGACGCAGATCGACCCGGAGGGCGGCTGGTTCCGGGTGCCCATGGAGATCCAGACGGAGATCTGGCCCACGGAGGAGTACGAGCTCGCCAAGTCTTGGGTCGATACCTCCCTCCCCGAGAGCGACCTCTTCGCGGGCATCCGCGACAATGCCTGACATGAGTGCTAGCGCAAACCTCGCCCTGACGCACCTCGCCCCGCTCGCGGCGCAGGAGCTGGACAAGAACAAGGTGACCCCGGGCGTCCTCGGCTTCATCGTCTTCGCCGCACTCGCGGTGGGCGTGTGGATGCTGATGAAGTCCATGAACCGCCACCTGGGCCGCGTGAACTTCGACAAGCCGTCGGCGACCGCCTCGGAAGCCGCGGCCGGCCCCGGTGGCGGCTCCAAGGATTAGTGCGTGTTGCGAAGTCCCTCCTGACCCGCGACGCCTGGCACGCACGCTCGCTGCGTTGTCGGAGTCATCCACGTACGTCCAGTACGAGGATGATCCTCCGCCTTGCGATCGCACGCACCAGACGCCGCAGGCCCCGCCCTGCGGGCGGACGGAGCTACTTTCGCAGCACGCCCTAGCCCCGCGGGGCCGCCGCACTGCCTGGGTGCTCGGGGAATGCCGGGGTGCTCGGGAATCCCGAAGCGCCGCCACCTCAGGGTGGCGGCGCTCGGGCGGGTGCCGAGGGCGCGGGCGCCCCTCGCGGTCAGCCGGTGGGTACGCCCATCACCTCCCGCGCGTGCCGGTCCGGCACCATCCCCAGGGACCAGGCCTGCCAGCCCTCCTCCAGACGCACCCCGCGCTCCAGGACGAGGGCGAAGGCATCCAGGAAGTCCTCCAGCTTCGGGTCGCGGCTCGGGTGCGGTTCGGTGCGGAGCTCGGTTCGGAGGGTGGACAGCTCCTCCTGGGCGACGACCGTGCCGACCTCCACCCCGCCCGCCGATGCGTACGGGAGTAGCGTGCCGCGAAGGAAGCGGGCCCAGGCGTCGCCGCGGCGGTCGCCGCACGAGGCGAACAGGGCGATCGCCTCGTCGCAGAGGCCGAGGGCCTGGACCGGCCGGTCGTTGCCGGCGTCGATGACTGCCAGTTCGAGGCACGTCCACGCCTCGCCGTGGGCCACGCCGATACGGCGGAAGTCGGCGCGCGCGTCGACCAGGAGCTGACGGGCGAAGCCGGAGTTGCGTAGGTTGCCCGTGCGCGCGGCGCGCTGGTCGCGGGTGGCGCGGCCGGAGTGGTGTCGGGCGCAGGCCAGCCCGTACACGTCGCGCATCCGCGAGAACATCGTGCGGGCCCGCTCCAGTTCGCGTACCGCCTGGTCGCGGTCGCCCTGCTCCTCGAGTGACTGGCCCAGGTAGTACAGCGTCCACGCCTCGCCGCGCGCGTCCTCGTTGTCGCGGTGCCGGGACACCGCCTGCCGCAACTGCTCGACGGCGGGCGTCGGATCGCCGTCCACCAGTCGGGCGCGGGCGAGCTGGGTCAGCGCCCAGGCCTCGCCGCGGTCGTCCTGGGTGCGGCCGTAGAGCCCGAGGGCCTCCCGCAGCTCCGACTCGGCCCGTGGGACGTCGCCCGTCCGCAGGTACACCTGCCCCCGCTGGTAGTGGGTCCAGGCCTCACCGTGCAGGGATTCGCCGCCCCGGTGCAGTGCCAGCGCGGTGGACAGCAGGGTCAGCGCCTCCGCGAGGTCGGCCCGGTCCCGTTCCACCGCGGCGAGGGCGTGCAGCGTCCAGGCACGGTCGGCGGACAGTGAGTCGGACGCCTGGAGTTCGAGCGCCTCGCGCAGCTTCGCCGCGGCCTCGCCGAGGTTGCCCTGGTGGTGCAGGGTGATACCGAGCGAGCACAGGGCCCTGGCCGCGCCGGCGTCATGGTGCGCCTCGCGGTAGAGGTCCACCACCGACGTCAGGGTGGTGCGTGCCTTGTCCAGCTCGCCGAGCTGGCGGGCGGCGATACCCGTACGCCACTGGACCGAGCGGATCAGCAGCCCCTGGTCGACCGCCTGGGTCAGTTCGCTGATCTCACCGAGGCGGTAGAGGTCGCCCCGCAGCAGGCAGTAGTCGCACAGAGCGCCGAGCAGGTTGAGCACGGCCTGCTGGTCGATGCCCTCCGCGTGCCGCAGTGCCGCCGTGATGAAGCTGGACTCGTCGTCCAGCCAGCGCAGCGCCGCCTCCAACGAGGAGAAGCCGTGGCCGTCGAAGTGGTCGGCGCGGGTCGACGTCTTGCCGTCGACCAGCCGGATCACCGAGTCCGCGAGCTCCGCGTAACCGATGATCAGCCGTTCCTGCGCGGCGGTGCGCTCCGTCAGTTCCTCCTCGTCCAGCAGACGTGCGTGGGCGAAGGCCCGGACTGCGTCGTGCAATCGGTAGCGCTCGCCGCGTACATGGTCCAGCAGCCCCGCCCTGGCGAGCGCCGACAACTGCCGCCGGCCCTCCGTCTCGTCCGTGCCCAGCAGGGCCGCGGCCGCGGCGGCGCCGAGCGAGGTACGCCCCGCAAGCGACAGCCGCCGCAGCAGCCGGCGTGCCTGCTCGCTCTGGTCGGTGTAGCGCAGCCGCAGCGCCCGCTCGACGGGGCCTGCCGGGCCGCCGTACGCGGACAGCGCGGCGGCCAGGTCCCGCATCGAGCGCGTCCCGAGCGAGGATCCGGCCGCACGCAGCGCGAGCGGCAGCCCGCCGCACAACTCCCTCACCGAATCGCAGGACTGGGTGTCGTACGGCTCGTCCTGAATCCGCTGCGGCGGCCCTTCCGGCCCTTCCACCGGTCCCGACCGCGCCTCCTGCGGCTTTCCGGTGGACCATGCCAGCAGCTCCTCGGCACCCGCCGGGTCCAGGGGCTCCACCGCCAGCCGGTGCACCCACGCCGTGTCCTCGTCCCCGAGGTCGGACGGCTCGAAGGGCCGACGGGACGTCACCAGCACCAGCGAGTCGGAGCGTTCCGGCACCAACGTCCGGATCTGGGCGGGATCGCTCGCGTCGTCCAGTACGACGGTGACCGGAAGGCCGGTCAGATGCTGGTGGTACAACTCGCTCAGCCGCCGTACCTGCTGCTCGGGAGACGACGACCGCTCCCGGAACAGCAACTGCTCGCGCGGGGCGCCCAGCCGGTTCAGCAGGTGCAGCAGCGCGTCGCGGGTGGGCAGGGGCTGCTCGGAGCCTGCCGGGTCACCACGCAGGTCGACCACGCACGCGCCGCGGAACTGGTCCTTCAGCTCATGCGCGGCGCGCACCGCGAGTGTGGTGCGGCCCGAGCCCGGTTCGCCGTGCAGAACGACGACCGTCGGCTTCGTCTCCGTGGCCGCGCGTGCGGCGTGCACCCACTGGGCGATCCGTGTGATCGCCTCGCGCCGTCCCGTGAACGGCCCGTCCGGGGCGGGCAGGTGCCCGAAGGACTGCTCCAGCACACTGCGTCTGCGGGCCGCCTGGCTGCGGTCGCCGCCGCGGAGCACCGGACCGCCGGACCGCGCCGCGCCGGAGGCTGCGGCCATGCTCGCGACCGCGCCCCCGCCTGCCGCTGTCCGCGTCGCTCCGTTCTCCGTGAGGGAGCCCTGCCGGGAGCCTTGCCTGGTGCCTTGTCTGGCAGCGGATGCCGTCAGCAGACGCTGCTGGTCGATGAACGGGCGGATGCCCCGTACCTCCAGCGCCGTCAGCCATGCGAGGCGCAGCTGTTCGACCCCGCCCGGCTGAGCCAGCGCCCCGGCCCTGCGGTGTGCGGCGGGCCAGTGCGACGCGGTCACCTTGGCCACGGTCGTGGCGGCGCCGACGACGGCGACGACGGCCCCGGCGCCGATGGCCGTGCCCGTGGTGGTGCCGAGCGCCATGTCCGCGCCGATGGCAGCGACCGACCCAACGGCGGTGACCAGCAGCGGAGTCGAGACGTTCCGGCGCCGGAAGCCCGCCGACAGGGACTGTCGGCTCGCCTCGGCCGCTTCGACGGCACCGGCGTAGGCGGCGTACTCCTCCCGAGCCGCTTCCGCCGCCATCGTCTCCAGCGCTGTCCGCCCACGTGCCAGCAGCGCGGCTGGGTCGGCGCGCCCACCCGAGCGGCGTACCTCCTCGTCGACCGCGCGTATCAACAGCCGTTCGGCTTCCGCTCGATGGCTGTCCCGCATATGGGTCCCCCTCCGAGAGATTCCGGTTGTGACGTCAAGTGTCCTGCGTGACGCGCGTTGGCGCGAGGGAGTCCATGACCCCTACGCATCACCCGATAAGAGGAGGTTTGTCCTGATCTGCGGTGGGCACTTGATCCATACCGGAGAAATATCCGGAACGAACGAAGAGCCGGATGGACCGAGCAGGAAGGAACCCCCTGTAGGCAGGACCTTCAGCCGCTGCGGATCGCCGGAGGCATCAGGGAGCGCAGAGGCACCAGAGACGCCGGGGAACCGGAAGGAGCGAGCGGAATCCGAGGAGGCCAATGACGTACTGACAACGGTGAATCTCGGGGAAGCGGGAGCGGGGAGAGACACGGGTCTCTCCCCGCTCCGCTCTTTGCAGGCCATTTCGGGCGCCTTTCGAATTCCGCTGCGGCTACCGGAAGCTACTCGTGCGTTCCTCACAGGTGCTTGATGACAGCAGTGACTGTCGACGCCCTCCGCCCCATGACAGTTTTATTGCAGTCCACCGGGCCGAAGGAGCGAGATGAACAAGGGGTACGCGGTCTTCTGCGACGCCGACCGGCGTTTCTACGACGCTCCGCACAGGCTCACCGCCGTCGCCGCGGACGACGCGGACCGCTCGGCCACCGTGAACCACGCCGGCGGCGCGGCGGACGGCGACCGGCCCGGCGAGACCGGCCGGACGAACGCGACCGGCCGGACCGGCGGCGGTATCGGCCGACCGTACGAGGCGGCACGGCGGGCGGCCCCCGCGGGATGGCAGCGGCACCAGTCCGGTGACTGGCTCGCCTTCCGGCCCCTGGATGCCCAACTCCCCTCGCAGGGATGGAAGATCCATGTATCCGCCTGCCTCGACAACGCCGAGAAGGTGCTCGCCCAGGTCTGGGACTACTGCGTCCCCAGGGACATCGCCTTCAAGTTCATGCCGAGCCGCTATCTGCTGCACACCCGCAACGCCAAGTACGCCGACCGTGCCGGCAGCGGCAAGTTCATCACCGTGTACCCCGCGGACGACGCGCAGTGCCGCACCATCGCCGAGGACCTCGACGCACTGCTCGGCGGTGAGCCGGGGCCGTACATCCTCAGTGATCTGCGCTGGGGCAGCGGGCCCGTGTACCTGAGGTACGGCAGCTTCACCGAGCGGCACTGCCGCGACGAGCAGGGAGAGCTGCGCCCCGCCGTCGAGGATGCCGAAGGGCGACTCGTACCGGACCTCAGGGAGCCGGCGTTCCATCTGCCGCCCTGGGTGCCGCTCCCCGACTTCCTCCGGCCGCATCTCGCCGCCCGGTCCGCGACCACCACGACCGCCATCCCCTACACCATCGAACGGGCTTTGCACTTCTCCAACGGCGGGGGCGTCTACACCGGGCGGGACGAGCGCACCGGGCGAAGAGTCGTCCTCAAGGAAGCACGGCCCCATGCCGGGCTCGCCGCCGACGGAGCCGACGCCGTGGCCCGTCTTGAGCGGGAGAGAGACGCGCTGGAGCAGCTCGCGGGGCTGGGCTGCACGCCCGAGGTGCTGGACTGGTTCACGCTGGGCGACCACAGCTTCCTGGTGCTGGAGTTCATCGAGGGGCGCCCGCTCAACGGCTTCTTCGCCCGGCGGCACCCGCTGATCGAGCAGGATCCGTCCGCGGAGGCACTCGCCGAATACACCGCCTGGGCACTGCGCATCCACGGACTGGTGACCGAAGCCATCGACGCGGTGCACGCCCGGGGCGTGGCCTTCAACGATCTGCATCTGTTCAACATCATGGTCTCCGACGACGAGTCATCGGTGGTGCTGCTGGACTTCGAGGCGGCCGCCGGTATCGCTGAGGCACGCAGACAGGTCATCGCCAACCCCGGCTTCGTGGCACCGGCCGACCGCCGGGGCGCGGATGTCGACCGCTATGCCCTCGCCTGCCTGCGGATCGCCCTCTTCCTGCCGCTGACCAGCCTGCTGGCGGTGGACCGGGGAAAGGCGGCGCACCTGGCGGACATCGTGGCCGAGCACTTCCCGGTGGACCGGGGCTTCCTCGACGAGGCGGTCGCCGAGATCACCCGAGGAGGTCCGCTCCCGGCCCCCCCGCCCCCGGCGACCCGCGCCGACTCGGCTCCCCGCTATCTCCCCGTCGAGCCGGGCGACTGGCCGGACAGCCGTGACTCGATGGCCGCGGCCATCCGGGCCTCCGCCACCTTCGGACGCGACGACCGCTGCTTCCCGGGGGACATAGCCCAGTTCGCGTCCCCCGTGGGCGGCGCGTGCTTCGCCCACGGGGCTGCGGGAGTGCTCCACGCCCTCGTGGAGACCGGCTGCGGTCGGTGGCCCGAGGCCGAGGAATGGCTGCTGCGTGCGACACGCAAACCGGCCCCGGGCACTCCGCTCGGGTTCTACGACGGGCTCGCGGGCATCGCCTGGACCCTGGACCGGCTCGGGCATACCGCGGCGGCGCTGGAGCTCGTGGATGTCATCAGGGCCCAGGACTGGAGCGGCATGGCACCCGATCTGCACAGCGGACTCGCCGGAATCGGGCTCGCGCTGGACGCCATCGGAGCCTCCACGGGCGACAAGTCGCTGCTCGACGCCGCGCTGCGCTGCGGCCGCCTCGTGGCGGAGGGCGCGGCCTCGGGCAGGGCAGCCCAGCGCGCCGGGCTGCTGTACGGAGGCAGCGGCACCGCCCTGCTCCAGCTGAGGCTGTACGAACGCTCCGGCGACCCCGCCCTGCTCGCCGCCGCATCCGACGCGCTGAACCGCGACCTCGACCGCTGCGTCCGGGCCGCGGGCGGGGCCCTGCAGGTGGACGAGGGTTGGCGCACCATGCCGTACCTCGGCGCCGGCAGCGTGGGCATCGGCATGGTGCTCGACGACTGGCTCGCCCACGGCGACGACGAGCGCTTCACCCGGGCGCGTGGTGAGATCGTGCAGGCCGCGCAGGCGAAGTTCTACGCCCAGCCGGGCCTGTTCCGCGGCGCCGCAGGGATGGTGCTGCACCTGAGCCGTACCGCAGCGTCCGGCGCGTATCCCGGTACCCACACGGGCACCGTCACCGGTACCTCACCCACCGACATCGCCCGGCAGATCGGCGTGCTGGCCTGGCACGCGGTTCCCTTCGAAGGCCATCTCGCCTTCCCCGGCGAGCAGATGATGCGGCTGTCCATGGACCTCGCCACCGGCACGGCCGGATGCCTGCTGGCGCTCGGCGCGGCGCTCCACGACGCACCGGTCCAGCTGCCCTTCCTGCCGCCGCCCCCCACCGGCCGCTGACGCGGCCCCACAGACGGCTCCTGAGCGCGTGCGCAACAGGGGTCATGGCAACACCAACCGTCCCCGTATGACGAACGAAAGGCAGACGATCATGTCTCTTCTCGACCTTCAGACGATGGAGACCGCCAAGGACGAGCACGCCGAGGAGTTCGGGGGTACCGGCGGCGGCAGCCGCGCGAGCCTGCTGCTCTGCGGCGACAGCAGCCTGAGCATCACCACCTGCAACTAGTAGCGGCCGGTCCATCTCGACCGCAACACGGCATCGTGCGGAGTCGGCTCCGCACGATGCCGACTCCGGTCCCGGGCGGTTCACCGCCCGGGACCGGAACCGTTCAGACGCCCGGACGAGCAGGAACGAGCAAGCCATGAGCCAGCTCCGGTCTCCCGGCCAGGTCACCGGAACCGCCAGACGGTTGCTGTCCGGAGCGGCGCGTGCCTCCGCGGTCCGGCTGGCGGCTGTCACCACAGCCGGAGTGGTCTCTGCGGGAGCCGCCATCGCGCTCCCCGCCGTACTGGGACGCACACTCGACCTGCTGCTCGACGGCGCCGCGAACGCCGGGCCGTGGCTCGCGCTCTGCGCCGCGCTGATCATCGCCGACATGCTGAGCGACAGCGCATCGGCGCTGCTCACCGGGACCGTCAACGCCCACACTGCGGCCTGGATGCGCGGACGTGCGCTGCGGCACCTGCTGGCGGCCGGACCCCGCGGAGCCGCACGCTTCACCCCGGGCGATCTGGTGACCCGGCTGACCGGCAACGCGACGGAGGCCGCCGTGGCCCCGGCCACGGCGGCTGCCGCCCTGCCGGCACTCGCCCTGCCGATCGGCGGCCTGGTGGCGCTGCTGCTGATCGACGTATGGACGGCGGTCGCCTTCCTGGCCGGAGCGCCGGTGCTGGTGCTGCTGCTGCGCGCTTTCACCCGCGACACATCCGACGCGGTGTCCCGCTACCAGCGGGTCCAGGGCGACATCGCCACCCGTCTGGTGGAGGCGCTCGGCGGAGCGCGCACGATCGCGGCGGCCGGTACACAGGAATGGGAGCGTGCCCGGGTCCTGACTCCGCTGCCGGAACTCGGGCTGCGCGGACGCCAGGTCTGGCGGGTGTACGGGACGGCCGTCGCGCGTGCGGCGGTCCTTGTGCCGCTGCTGGA
This DNA window, taken from Streptomyces sp. SCSIO 30461, encodes the following:
- a CDS encoding DUF4307 domain-containing protein, translated to MTTVRPQVPGGRYGRPADERADRGLKIVGAVLGVGLLTMVGWFGYGYVSGQKISAELIKWDVTADDRVEVHLEVRKSHGTRGYCTLRSRARDGSEVGRRDVRFDAPGTRIDEVVTVRTTARATSAELTGCTADNGSKD
- the mca gene encoding mycothiol conjugate amidase Mca — encoded protein: MTEQLRLMAVHAHPDDESSKGAATMAKYVSEGVDVLVVTCTGGERGSILNPKLQGDKYIEENIHEVRRKEMDEAREILGVKQEWLGFVDSGLPEGDPLPPLPDGCFALEDVDKAAGELVRKIRAFRPQVITTYDENGGYPHPDHIMTHKITMVAFDGAADTEKYPESEYGDAFQPQKLYYNQGFNRPRTVALHEALIARGMESPYGEWLERWKEFQRAERTLTTYVPCADFFETRDRALIAHATQIDPEGGWFRVPMEIQTEIWPTEEYELAKSWVDTSLPESDLFAGIRDNA
- a CDS encoding tetratricopeptide repeat protein: MRDSHRAEAERLLIRAVDEEVRRSGGRADPAALLARGRTALETMAAEAAREEYAAYAGAVEAAEASRQSLSAGFRRRNVSTPLLVTAVGSVAAIGADMALGTTTGTAIGAGAVVAVVGAATTVAKVTASHWPAAHRRAGALAQPGGVEQLRLAWLTALEVRGIRPFIDQQRLLTASAARQGTRQGSRQGSLTENGATRTAAGGGAVASMAAASGAARSGGPVLRGGDRSQAARRRSVLEQSFGHLPAPDGPFTGRREAITRIAQWVHAARAATETKPTVVVLHGEPGSGRTTLAVRAAHELKDQFRGACVVDLRGDPAGSEQPLPTRDALLHLLNRLGAPREQLLFRERSSSPEQQVRRLSELYHQHLTGLPVTVVLDDASDPAQIRTLVPERSDSLVLVTSRRPFEPSDLGDEDTAWVHRLAVEPLDPAGAEELLAWSTGKPQEARSGPVEGPEGPPQRIQDEPYDTQSCDSVRELCGGLPLALRAAGSSLGTRSMRDLAAALSAYGGPAGPVERALRLRYTDQSEQARRLLRRLSLAGRTSLGAAAAAALLGTDETEGRRQLSALARAGLLDHVRGERYRLHDAVRAFAHARLLDEEELTERTAAQERLIIGYAELADSVIRLVDGKTSTRADHFDGHGFSSLEAALRWLDDESSFITAALRHAEGIDQQAVLNLLGALCDYCLLRGDLYRLGEISELTQAVDQGLLIRSVQWRTGIAARQLGELDKARTTLTSVVDLYREAHHDAGAARALCSLGITLHHQGNLGEAAAKLREALELQASDSLSADRAWTLHALAAVERDRADLAEALTLLSTALALHRGGESLHGEAWTHYQRGQVYLRTGDVPRAESELREALGLYGRTQDDRGEAWALTQLARARLVDGDPTPAVEQLRQAVSRHRDNEDARGEAWTLYYLGQSLEEQGDRDQAVRELERARTMFSRMRDVYGLACARHHSGRATRDQRAARTGNLRNSGFARQLLVDARADFRRIGVAHGEAWTCLELAVIDAGNDRPVQALGLCDEAIALFASCGDRRGDAWARFLRGTLLPYASAGGVEVGTVVAQEELSTLRTELRTEPHPSRDPKLEDFLDAFALVLERGVRLEEGWQAWSLGMVPDRHAREVMGVPTG
- the lanKC gene encoding class III lanthionine synthetase LanKC, translating into MNKGYAVFCDADRRFYDAPHRLTAVAADDADRSATVNHAGGAADGDRPGETGRTNATGRTGGGIGRPYEAARRAAPAGWQRHQSGDWLAFRPLDAQLPSQGWKIHVSACLDNAEKVLAQVWDYCVPRDIAFKFMPSRYLLHTRNAKYADRAGSGKFITVYPADDAQCRTIAEDLDALLGGEPGPYILSDLRWGSGPVYLRYGSFTERHCRDEQGELRPAVEDAEGRLVPDLREPAFHLPPWVPLPDFLRPHLAARSATTTTAIPYTIERALHFSNGGGVYTGRDERTGRRVVLKEARPHAGLAADGADAVARLERERDALEQLAGLGCTPEVLDWFTLGDHSFLVLEFIEGRPLNGFFARRHPLIEQDPSAEALAEYTAWALRIHGLVTEAIDAVHARGVAFNDLHLFNIMVSDDESSVVLLDFEAAAGIAEARRQVIANPGFVAPADRRGADVDRYALACLRIALFLPLTSLLAVDRGKAAHLADIVAEHFPVDRGFLDEAVAEITRGGPLPAPPPPATRADSAPRYLPVEPGDWPDSRDSMAAAIRASATFGRDDRCFPGDIAQFASPVGGACFAHGAAGVLHALVETGCGRWPEAEEWLLRATRKPAPGTPLGFYDGLAGIAWTLDRLGHTAAALELVDVIRAQDWSGMAPDLHSGLAGIGLALDAIGASTGDKSLLDAALRCGRLVAEGAASGRAAQRAGLLYGGSGTALLQLRLYERSGDPALLAAASDALNRDLDRCVRAAGGALQVDEGWRTMPYLGAGSVGIGMVLDDWLAHGDDERFTRARGEIVQAAQAKFYAQPGLFRGAAGMVLHLSRTAASGAYPGTHTGTVTGTSPTDIARQIGVLAWHAVPFEGHLAFPGEQMMRLSMDLATGTAGCLLALGAALHDAPVQLPFLPPPPTGR
- a CDS encoding SapB/AmfS family lanthipeptide, with translation MSLLDLQTMETAKDEHAEEFGGTGGGSRASLLLCGDSSLSITTCN